CTCCAGTGACAGCGGCTTCCTCTATGCCGAGGCTACGGCTATGTCGGCGCGGGTCTGCCTGTCGGCTAACAAGGCCCTCATCATGGCGTCCCGCGTGGTGGACAGCGCGCGACTCAACCTCGGCACGCCCAGCGAGATCTCCGCCGAGACCATCCACGGGACCGTCCGCACGTACGCGGCCGTCTTCTCTGCCGCCGCTGACGACTCTTACAAGAAGTCGGTCAACAGGAACACGGTGGCCTCGTTCCTCGGCGCCCTGAGAGGTCTGGCCGCCGTGAGCCACATCCTGCTCCAGGGCGCCCTCGAGTCCCTCTGCCAAGGGCACCCGAGGGTCGCCGTGTCCGAGTACGCTTTCAACTCCGACGTGGAGGACATGTACCGCGAGTTCGTGCAGGGGATGCGCGACGTGGAGGATGAGATACGGAGCGCTAGCGCAGTGAAGACGTGCAGGCTGGTGGTGCCGGCGATCCTTGCCTGCACGGAGCTCGCGGGGTCATTCGTAGGACTTATGCTGGATCGGCGTAGGAGGGCGTTGGAGAAGGCGCGTAGCTAATAGGCGGCAGTACTCCCTCCCGTTTCATAATGCAGCGACTATAGATTTATGTTTTTAAAGTCAAATGTTACAAACTTTGACAATATTTATAGAGAAAAATAGATACGTCTAGAATACCAAATGCACATCGTTAGCATGAGTTGTATTTTTATAATGCACATGTTTGATAGTGTAGATGTAGACAGTTTTCTCTATAAACTTAATTAAAGCTGACAAAGTTTGACTTTCAAAAACATCTATATGCACctcgagaataattaataaaatggccgcatgcatcttccagatgcagaggccggtgATCATCCtcattttccaaaaaaaaattgtGAAATGAAGGGAGTATTATTTTTGTGATAAAAGACTCTGATGTAGCTGTAGGCTGTAGCTGTTCCAAGAGAAGAAAGAAAGTGTTGTTTTTATTAAGCACCCTTTCGAAATAGGTTCCTAAGAATTAAAATCATTTCACTATTCATTGTTGGCTAGCAACAGAGTGACACTTGCAATCTTATTCAACTTGCAGAAGGTAACACCTGGTTTTTCTTTTCATATTTGCTGAAGAACAAAGACCAAATTCAGATGCAATATAATTCCATCCAAAGACAGTTTTTGCCTGGGTTTCGGCAAACTAAACATGCAACTCTCTTCTACTTTTTTTAATGAAACGGAGCCCTAAGAAACACGATTTTAAAAAGGAATATCTTAACTTTGAGCAGATTTGCACAGTCCTTCGTTGATATGTGAAGCATCACAATGCACGAGAGCAAGATAATGAGACTTCACAGGACGTAAATATTCCATGCTACTACTAATTTTGGCCCCACCTCACTGGATGGGCGAAACACATCAACGGAATatataaaaaagaaaaacaacGGCTCTCTACCATTAGTGACGACCTCGACAAGATTGCAGAGACACGCACCTTATCTCAACAAGAGATTGAATTAAAAAATCAATCTAATGAGAAGGTCACCCGTCTTTTGCGAGAAGAGGAGATCAAATACTACCAGAGATCCAAAGTTGATCTTATATTGATGGGTGATAGTAATACAAGATACTTCCAATTGATCGCCAATGGGCAACATAGGAAGAAATGTATTTACAGTCTCCAACAAGATGAGGGGCTGATCGAAGGTCAGGAGGATCTCAAAAAGTATATCACCAAATACTATAAATCTTTGTTCGGCGCGCCAGCAGAGGGGAACTTCACCCTTGATAAGACCCGAATAAATGATATTCCACAAGTCATGGCAGAAGAAAATGATATCCTAACGGCACCATTCTCAAAAGAGGGGGTGAGAGCGGCGGTGTTCCAAATGGAACATAACAAAGCTCCAGGCCCAGATGGTTTCCCCACAAAATTCTATCAGAATTTCTGGGATATCATCAAGACTGACCTTTTGGACTTGTTTAATTGTCTTCATGCCGACCGACTAGACCTATTCAGACTTAACTTTGGCGAGATTGTCTTGTTGCCAAAGATTAAGGAGGCCGAACGGATCCAGCAGTTCAGACCCATATGCCTCCTTAATGTTAGTTTCAAGATCTTTACAAAAGTGGCTACGAATAGGTTAAACTCGGTATGTAGcaacccgacctcagacggtcaagtctctgtgcttaagtgtcatctctggatcggtatgctgacacacacaatactcgaggatttataacagaggtaaatcacatgtataaagtaacgtaaatactattacctcaacccaaatagcggaagtaacaacaaggttgtgggttcccatcaacaccaacggcaaagttgagtgtataaatcataaccctaacgtatcacttactcgtcgtaagattcctgcaacatgagacgttgcagccatgtaggtcagtacattaaatgtactggcaaattcacaccataggataaaaATGAGAATGGTTAACTCTATATGCATATTTgactggtggaggctctaagtttaatttttgcataaagctaatttttccctacaacaaaggaataaattttatttaactacaaattttgttgaaaatattgagaaggtaaccccaactcaatcccaaattaacatcaataacccaacaaattatttaagtaacatgatgagatcaaaccaataattcaagtaccagatactcaagatttccataactggggacacggctaatcatgattagtttgtacactctgcagacgTTTGCGCatttttccccacaagactcgatctcctccgttgtatttctcgcactgcatggtgtttgagaaacgaatgactgagacacagtctttccgaagaggtccccttaaccgatagataggccggtacacctacaatcccctacatctgctagcccatcatggaaaggattcccacaacttactcaactatgccagagcccataatggcttatggctgcacacagaagtttctagcatgaataatcttatgatccctttgagcctgagtggcaaaccataggattatcacacggattctccgggatctccttggacaacactggattccccaggtgcccacaaacaatccatcccgatgtgtattaaagtagccaccttaagttaaccattaattaacaactctcacatctgtcatggattacactcaaccaatccatgtctacgagcatagcatagcaataagcataacgtaaaagtaactcccaaggtttgaaataaaggacaataggttctacctcatcaaatacttcccaatacccacatgttaacaaatcctaaccatgcaatgtttgaggtttgaaagtaatgcataaaaactgggtaataaagggatatgatcaaagtgtgaaacttgccttgtactgttgatgaagatgattcgcactcataatgtaacaccctgaggatcatgctacagtaaccctctgtgattaagctaatcatgttgctaaacagggcttgatcacatttggaacacatttcttttcaaactcctaattcaaacttcaattaaatttaaagtggaaaataaaagttttcaaaaatttaaacaaaaatgttcgggcactgccagaaattgcactgataattattgtggagaaaacacatttttataaaatgcctaaatacttttaaatgaaataaaacagaaaagaaaataaacaaataaaaagaaaacagaaaacagaacagacaaaaaaaagagaaggcccttTCCCCCCGCTGGACCCCtggcccgactgggccgacccccggcccagcccacctctcccgctcgcccccttccctgttcccccgaccggggtcggaacaggggccgtccccgccgcaccccctcgccggcgacggggaggataagggcgccagcacccctgcctcctcgggcctctctcccactcgcccccccccccccgctcacctctcggcccctgcgcctccctcttcccccccccccccagatccgcgccgctctcttcttccccacgctcgacgcgctcgccgccgttcccgtcgttcacacggccaccgtgccccaatcgccacctcgtcgtgtcatacgccgtcgccgccctcgactacaccacctccgcctctccgttgaagctcggagccactacaacggcctccccgagctcgtcttcaacttcggacgccggcgacccccttcttccccggcgccgacctgctgctcctaagctctcaccggcctccgtgtaacgcgcggtgagcctctcccccctcctcccctgtcctttctatcgcgcgcgccccctagcttcttccccgcgcgcgcccgaacgccgcgccgcggagctcgccgccggcgggtctccggtgaccttttggtcacgggctcaagcccgcagcactccccaccgcacgtagatgcttcccagcccctccgcttgctcgacaGCCCGCCGTAGCcacgtttccgtcgggcacccgtgcgcgccgccgcctccgccgctcgccggcgccgattccggccaagtccggcgaagccccgaccacccctggatgcggcgctacgagccctttcgaatgggcctagccccgctcctccccgagccccgtagcgcgatttcggccaactccggcgaggggccgccgctgttttggtcgccggagttgctccggcgccggccgccgacgtggctggcctgggccccccccagtgccactgccagtgggcccgtgggccccgttgactgggtccacccagtcaacgtgctgactgggcaggcccagccactgacatgcgggccccgccgcaaaattaaaaaaagaagagaaaaagaaaaatgttttataaataaaaataattaattaacttaatcactcactgacaggtgggcccagtagttaattaactaaaaattaattagtttaatcttctgtttaacccactgtctatgacaggtgggtcccccgtgtcagttttgaccagtcaaccggactattgaccgctgacgtcactcatacgtcatgctgacgtcatatcccttttctgttaattaaataattctagaaattcaaataaactttgaaaattcatatcttttaaaccgtaactcggatgaaaatgttttctgtatgaaaattgctcagaacgacgagacgaatccgaatacgcagtccgttcatccaccacacctccctaacctatcgaactagcaactttccccctccggtccgtctgtccgaaaacgagaaacatcgggaataccccCCGGAtattcccccccttcgccggtaccaccaactgtcgcgttagggcacacctagcaccgctcattgtcatgtcacgcatcgtcatgcttatgtttgcattgtatttactgtttcttccccctcttctctccggtagactacgagaccgacactgctgctgtccagttcgactacggagttgacgacccctcctacttgccagagcaaccaggcaagccccccccccttgatcaccagatatcgcctattcttctctatactgcttgcattagagtagtgtagcatgttaccgcttttcgatatcctatcctgatgcatagcctatccttgctactactgttgatacctttacctgcaatcctacatgcttagtataggatgctagatttccatcagtggccctacattcttgtccgtcagctgtgctatactatcgggtcgtgatcacctgggcggtgatcacgggtatatacttatatactatatacatgatacatgtggtgactaaagtcgggtcggctcgtaggagtacccgcaagtggatctttgtggcggagcgacagggcaggttgagaccacccaggtgagaggtgggcctggccctggtcggcgttcgcggttaattaacacgcttaacgagatcttggtatttgatctgagtctggccatttggtctatacgcactaaccatctacgtgggagtagttatgggtatcccgacgtcgtggtatcagccgaagccttcttgacgtcagcgactgagtggcgcgcgccggattggactggaacgccactaggctaggtctgcttccggccgcgtacgcaacgtgcaggtgtgcatagggcgatgggcccagacccctgcgcgcatagggttagaccggcgtgctgacctctctgttgagcctaggtggggctgcgacgtgttgatcttacgatgccgggcatgacccagaaaagtgtgtccggccaaatgggatcgagcgtgttgggttatgtggtgcacccctgcagggaagtttatctattcgaatagccgtgtccctcggtaaaaggacgacccggagttgtaccttgaccttatgacaactagaactggatactgaataaaatacacccttccaagtgccagatacaacccggtgatcgctctctaacagggcgacgaggaggggatcgccgggtaggattatgctatgcgatactacttggaggacttcaatctactctcttctacatgctgcaagatggagatggccagaagcgtagtcttcgacaggactagctatcccccttttattctggcattctgcagttcagtccactgatatgcccctttacacatatacccatgcatatgtagtgtagctccttgcttgcgagtactttggatgagtactcacggttgcttctttccctcttttcccccttttcttttctatctggttgtcacaaccagatgctggagtccaggagccagacgccaccgtcgacgacgacacctacgacactggaggtgcctactactacgtgcaggccgctgacgacgacgaggagtagttaggaggatcccaggcaggaggcctgcgcctcgttcgatctgtcccccagtttgtgctagccttcttaaggcaaacttgtttaacttatgtctgtattcagatattgttgctatcgctgactcgtctgtgatcgagcacttgtattcgagccctcgaggtccctggcttgtattatgatgcttgtatgacttatttatgttttagagttgtgttgtgatatcttcccgtgagtccctgatcttggtcgtacacatttgcgtgcatgattagtgtacggtcaaatcgggggcgtcacaagttggtatcagagccgactgcctgtaggaatccccccctaccacactccttggccgaagtcgagtctagacattacaaaaacttttactaacatggttgtgtgtcttacgggcccacgtcgccattgggtggtactagtatcttttactcctcgacctttactccgggactctgaactctcttctactcgggttaaacgaatttactaactttaacactaggatcccgtgaccgcgttcaccccaaagttggataagccatagttgtttcttagagtagtattttgaaacaattcacacactgtcatttgactcctttgaaacgtctttgctttcagatggaacccacaaggcaggtcgttcgccacacgatggccattggtgcctcgggatcacctgcggtgctagctgagatgatgacctatctgggttatcgctagcaccctgagtacaccgtctacgaggagtaccaggactttaaccaggagcagtaccgtgccatcgtccacctctactcgcgggagtatgactccactactgtgctgcacaccgcacatggtgttggtgtgaccatagatatggctgtccacgatgctgcctatgctgctctgacacgtcttcatggagagtatcgggagttggacacctcccctttcaggcacattgcgaTCGCATCCGATgatggtgcggagggatactatactgctacctactccactgtcacccgagagcccttctaccatcagaacctggttctgcatgctgatgggctggatc
The Aegilops tauschii subsp. strangulata cultivar AL8/78 chromosome 3, Aet v6.0, whole genome shotgun sequence genome window above contains:
- the LOC120976693 gene encoding uncharacterized protein, which codes for MAVLLTSFPPAFSCPASSSKRPVITASSFILPVGCEHNLPALKTAAARPRLALARAQNGDARLRARQRPLADDHFHDEMERITQHYLDIISSDSGFLYAEATAMSARVCLSANKALIMASRVVDSARLNLGTPSEISAETIHGTVRTYAAVFSAAADDSYKKSVNRNTVASFLGALRGLAAVSHILLQGALESLCQGHPRVAVSEYAFNSDVEDMYREFVQGMRDVEDEIRSASAVKTCRLVVPAILACTELAGSFVGLMLDRRRRALEKARS